The following DNA comes from Thermococcus piezophilus.
CTTCCAGTGCTCCCCGAAGAGTTCTCTAGCAAGACATAGTGCTGCGGTTGTTTTTCCAACGCCGGGAGGACCAGCGAAGAGCAGATGCGGCATTGAACCGGTTCTAACGTAGTGCTTTAAGCGCTTGACTATATGCCCCTGACCAACTATATCATCGAGCTTAACGGGCCTGTATTTCTCAACCCACGGCTTTTCGAGGATTTTAACTTCCTGAACTTCCTCTCGCATGGTTACCACCTTACCTAAAGGTTTAATGGGCAACGAGGGTATTAAGCCTTTTGCCATAATTGCTTGAGCGTGCCAAGCACGAGGCTGATTTACCCCTCTGCTAGAGAAGTCAACTTCCCGCTGGGACCAATGTACTGAACTGATTAGTGCAAAGCTTTTATACCTCAATGTCCAACTTCTAGCGGTGGTTCTCATGGGGAAGCTCGACTGGATTAGGGAAGAACTTCAGGAGCTTAAGGACAAGGGGCTGTACGTGACCATAAGGAAGCTCGAAAGCGCCCAGGGGCCCTGGGTTGTCATTGATGGAAAGAAAGTTTTGAACATGTGCTCCAACAACTACCTCGGCCTTGCTGCACATCCCAAGATTAAGGAGGCCGCTATAAGGGCCATTCTCGACTACGGTGTTGGTGCCGGAGCGGTTAGGACCATAGCCGGAACTATGGAGCTCCACGTGGAGCTCGAAGAGAAACTGGCTAAGTTCAAGAAGAGAGAGGCTGCTATACTCTTCCAGAGCGGTTATAACGCCAACCTGGGAGCTATAAGTGCGCTCCTCAAGAAGGGCGAGGATGGAGTATTCATTAGCGAGGAACTCAACCACGCGAGCATAATCGACGGAATGCGCCTCAGCGGCGCTCCAAAGGTCATTTACAAACACCTCGACATGGAAGACCTCAAAAAGAGGCTGGAGGAGAACAAGGACAAGAAGAAGAAAATCATCGTCAGCGACGGTGTCTTCTCGATGGACGGAGACCTTGCCCCGCTCCCTGAGATGGCAGAATTAGCTGAGCAGTATGATGCGATACTCTACATCGACGACGCCCACGGTGAGGGTGTCCTCGGAGACAGCGGAAGGGGTATAGTGGATCACTTCAAGCTCCACGACAGGGTTGACTTCGAGATGGGTACTCTCAGTAAAGCATTCGGTGTCATAGGTGGCTACGTTGCCGGTCCGGAGGAGGCCATCGAGTACTTAAAACAGAGGGGAAGACCGTTCCTCTTCTCGAGCGCTCCGAACCCGCCTGACGTTGCCGCGGCAATAGCGGCCGTTGAGATACTCCAGAAGAGCGACGAACTTGTCAGACAGCTCTGGGACAACACCCACTTCCTCCAGAAGGGCCTGAGAGACCTCGGCTACGACCTCGGCAACACCAAGCACCCGATTACCCCGGTCATGCTCTACGACGAGAAGCTGGCGCAGGAGTTTTCAAAGAGGCTCTACGAGGAGTACAACATCTTCGCGCAGGCCATAGTTTATCCGACTGTTCCGCTTGGAACTGCCAGAATAAGGCTCGAGCCGTCAGCGGCCCACAGCAAGGAGGACCTGCAGTACGTCATCGATGCCTTCGAGGACCTCGGAAAGAAAACCGGATTTTTGAAGTGATTTTTCCTCTCTTCTTTTCTTCTTCATTATAAGCGATCTGTCAGTTTTTTGAATTTTAATAGTAAATTTTATAAGCTGACATAAAGTAATTGGCACATGACTTTCTATGGTGAGTAAGAAACCTTTGCTAATAGTGTTGATCCTCCTCGGAGGAACCGCGGCAGGGGCCTTGAGCTACACCGCAGGCAACGAAGACTCCGTAACCAGAATCCTTGGTTACGATGTATACAAAATAGAAGGCTCCGGTGATTACATCATCTACTATCCCCTCCCCAATGGGAGCATTAAAGTTCTCAGGAAAGGGGAAGCAGGAAAGCTCTTCCCAACCTTTGTGAAGGTGCCAAGGCAGGAATGGATTAGACAACTCTCGACGGGTGAAGAGGCTCTCTACGCCCCACCAACCCCTCTGATACTCTACGTTACCAGAGACGGAAACCTGGGGATCAAAAGCCTAACATCCAGCAGGGTTGAACTCGACGGAAAGGGAATATTAAACCTGAAGGGAGAGGTTGAAGTCATCGGCTCGTGCCCAAGGGGCTGGATAGACTTCGGAGGCAGATACTGCCTTAACCCCCAATGGGATCTGTACTTTGAAAGTAGGGCAAAATCAAAAACCTTCAACGAATGGGTCTCAGTGATGGGACTAAAAATAGAGAACAGAGTCGCAGAAGAGATGAATTTCGACTGGGTTCTCGTGCTCAGCAGGAGTACCTACAGCTACTGGACGATTGGAATTGACGTTGGGCCCTTCGCGGTGCTTAGCGTATCCAAGGGACACCACTTCGAAGGCTGGGCACTGGATATAGGCTATCATTCATTGGGGCCCTTGACAGTTAATTCAGACACCTGGGAAAGGTATCTTAACATCAAGGTGGAGTACATTGTGGCTCACGCTAAGGTTCCAGCGTACGACAAGCTCACGGGGAGGTATGTGGACATAGAGATGGCACAAACGTACCCGATCAAAATCCACAGCACCGGAAAGTATACGATAAGGGAGTCTTCCACAAGGGGCACCTACTTCACGGAGTCGCAGGGGAACAACCTTCCAAGGATCACCACAACCCCAGCATCTGGAACATCTCAAAAGAAGCGGAGTGGAAAAGGAAGTGGATAAGTGCCGGGAGTTGGGAGAGTGCCGTCTATGTTAGACAATCCCAAAGTGAGGTCTTCTCATCGAGCTCCAGCCTGAGCATCCCAATAGGCTATGCCGCCGGAAAGTACCTTGCGGGTATAAATCCCACCCTTGGAAAACTGGCCAGCGCGCTCAGCCTAACGTTTGGATTCCACAAGTACATGAACGCAGGTTCAATGGCATTATACAATGTCGAGGTCAAGCCCAAAAAGAGCTGCTACGCAATGTACAGCGTTCTTGGGGTGAAGGTAAATAGTTACGGGCCAAAGGTCAGCGTGCCGCTTGTGTTTGGCATTATAACCGACGGCAGATCCCCAGTCCCACCCTGTAATCCAAGAACAGGCATATGCATAAATTCTGACAACTAAGCTAGAGATCTCTTTCCTTTTTTTTCAGAACTTCACCCACTCAATCTTATAATACACGACATCGTTGTCCTCATCAACGATCGCCATGACCATGTTCTTCCTGACGCCATGGGCAACTCTCACGCGAGCCGTTATATCGTTAGGGCTGAAGCGGAGGTTCTCCGGGACGACCCATATCAGCCACTGGGAGTGCTCGTCCATTCCGCGCCGGTAAACCCTGAAGTGGGAGCCGAACTTAAGGGCCGACTTGACGACATAACCCCTGTCGCGCAGGTCCTTATAAACGAGGTACTTGATATCGAACTGGTCGTCTTTTTTCCGGCCGAGTTCAAAGAGCTCCTCAAAGGAGAGCTCTTTATCGCCGTCAAGAACCTTTATCTTACCCCTCTCCATCAGGTATGCCGCCTCTATGAGCGAAAGAAAGAGCTTCCCGTTGATGACCTCACCGAAATAGCGCTTATTGTGGAGCTGGTTTATTGCCTTCTCCCTCTCGCTGAAGACCCTGTCACCACTGAGCTTAAACTCTATCGGCCCCTTCAATTCCTCCCACCCCACTCGTCGGTCGGCATGAGCATGTAGTATGCATCCTCGCCGTCGGCGTAGTAGCCTATTATCCGCTTAATCCTCCTGAAGCCGAAGCGCTCGTAGAGCTTTATCGCCTTTTCGTTGCTCACGCGGACTTCAAGCCCTATGTAGCGCGCGCCCTTCTTTATTAACCTTTCTATCGCCTCGCTCAGAAGGGTGGAACCTATGCCGTTGCCCCGATACGCTGGATCAACCGCTATGCTCATTATGTGGCCCTCCAAATCAGGCCTGAGATAGGCCATCACGTAACCTATAACCTTTCCGTGGTACTCTGCGACGAGAAATGTGTCGGGATTGTTCTCGAGGAATACTAAAAAGACACCCCTCGGGTACTGCTCACGGAAGGAAATCCGCTCTATCCTCA
Coding sequences within:
- a CDS encoding glycine C-acetyltransferase, which gives rise to MGKLDWIREELQELKDKGLYVTIRKLESAQGPWVVIDGKKVLNMCSNNYLGLAAHPKIKEAAIRAILDYGVGAGAVRTIAGTMELHVELEEKLAKFKKREAAILFQSGYNANLGAISALLKKGEDGVFISEELNHASIIDGMRLSGAPKVIYKHLDMEDLKKRLEENKDKKKKIIVSDGVFSMDGDLAPLPEMAELAEQYDAILYIDDAHGEGVLGDSGRGIVDHFKLHDRVDFEMGTLSKAFGVIGGYVAGPEEAIEYLKQRGRPFLFSSAPNPPDVAAAIAAVEILQKSDELVRQLWDNTHFLQKGLRDLGYDLGNTKHPITPVMLYDEKLAQEFSKRLYEEYNIFAQAIVYPTVPLGTARIRLEPSAAHSKEDLQYVIDAFEDLGKKTGFLK
- the endA gene encoding tRNA-intron lyase; translation: MKGPIEFKLSGDRVFSEREKAINQLHNKRYFGEVINGKLFLSLIEAAYLMERGKIKVLDGDKELSFEELFELGRKKDDQFDIKYLVYKDLRDRGYVVKSALKFGSHFRVYRRGMDEHSQWLIWVVPENLRFSPNDITARVRVAHGVRKNMVMAIVDEDNDVVYYKIEWVKF
- the rimI gene encoding ribosomal protein S18-alanine N-acetyltransferase encodes the protein MSVFTTELGGRIPLSRVVIRPAKLFDMPDIVRIERISFREQYPRGVFLVFLENNPDTFLVAEYHGKVIGYVMAYLRPDLEGHIMSIAVDPAYRGNGIGSTLLSEAIERLIKKGARYIGLEVRVSNEKAIKLYERFGFRRIKRIIGYYADGEDAYYMLMPTDEWGGRN